From a single Aspergillus puulaauensis MK2 DNA, chromosome 2, nearly complete sequence genomic region:
- the zrfC gene encoding putative ZIP Zinc transporter (COG:P;~EggNog:ENOG410PGKW;~InterPro:IPR003689;~PFAM:PF02535;~SECRETED:SignalP(1-16);~TransMembrane:8 (n3-11c16/17o156-177i184-208o228-248i313-334o340-362i374-396o402-424i445-464o);~go_component: GO:0016020 - membrane [Evidence IEA];~go_function: GO:0046873 - metal ion transmembrane transporter activity [Evidence IEA];~go_process: GO:0030001 - metal ion transport [Evidence IEA];~go_process: GO:0055085 - transmembrane transport [Evidence IEA]), with amino-acid sequence MKIVVPVLALAGLVRAVSITGCHQHGSDVYCITESGDEVQVALDNPPADLPSEYTDCHSHGDKSYCVDPNGEDVEVLGEVTSSGSDSHSHEESSGESSGESSGESSGESSGESSGEQNCHFHAGVEHCVGAGESESGGSSSSCGAQSRDYDMPLRIGTLFVILVTSSIGVFLPMALVKLPFTSINVWASTIIKQFGTGVILSTAFVHLYTHAELMFSNDCLGELEYEATTSAIVMAGIFLSFLTEYIGHRYILARSARSGDSSPQRVDNGSSKSAAEQAPAPAQPTHQHSGLAGLGHHHGGDPTNPNTKLSVLVMEAGVIFHSILIGITLVVAGDSFYKTLLVVIVFHQFFEGLALGARIALLPGRTFPTKAIMGAAFALVTPVGMAIGMGVIHSFNGQDRHTLIALGTLDALSAGILVWVGLVDMWARDWVIEGGDMYAAPLRHVAAGGISLVAGMVLMGVLGKWA; translated from the exons ATGAAAATCGTGGTTCCcgtccttgcccttgctgggCTCGTCCGTGCTGTCTCCATTACGGGGTGCCACCAGCACGGCAGCGATGTGTACTGTATCACCGAAAGTGGTGACGAGGTCCAGGTGGCGTTGGACAATCCTCCCGCGGATCTTCCTTCTGAATACACCGACTGTCACTCCCATGGAGACAAATC GTACTGTGTCGATCCAAACGGCGAAGATGTTGAAGTCCTGGGAGAAGtgaccagctccggctccgatTCCCATTCTCATGAAGAAAGCTCGGGGGAAAGCTCGGGGGAAAGCTCGGGAGAAAGCTCGGGAGAAAGCTCGGGAGAAAGCTCAGGGGAACAGAATTGCCATTTCCATGCCGGCGTGGA GCACTGTGTTGGAGCAGGAGAATCAGAGAGTGGCGGCAGCAGCTCGAGCTGCGGTGCCCAGAGCCGCGACTACGACATGCCTCTGCGCATTGGAACactcttcgtcatcctcgtcaccagTTCTATTGGTGTCTTCCTCCCCATGGCTCTGGTGAAGCTGCCGTTCACGTCCATCAACGTCTGGGCGTCGACCATCATCAAGCAGTTCGGCACAGGTGTCATCCTCTCGACTGCGTTCGTCCAT CTCTACACGCACGCAGAGCTCATGTTCAGTAACGACTGTCTCGGCGAGCTGGAGTACGAggccaccacctccgccatCGTGATGGCCGgtatcttcctctccttcttgaCCGAGTACATCGGCCACCGATACATCCTCGCCCGCAGCGCCCGTTCAGGAGATTCGTCCCCGCAGCGCGTCGACAACGGCTCCTCCAAGTCCGCCGCCGAAcaagcaccagcaccagcccagcccacGCACCAACACAGCGGGCTCGCAGGCCTcggccaccaccacggcGGCGACCCTacaaaccccaacaccaagcTCTCGGTGCTCGTCATGGAAGCCGGCGTCATCTTCCACAGCATCCTGATCGGCATCACGCTCGTCGTGGCCGGCGACTCCTTCTAcaagaccctcctcgtcgtGATCGTCTTCCACCAGTTCTTCGAGGGTCTCGCACTCGGCGCACGCATTGCCCTCCTTCCAGGCCGCACGTTCCCCACCAAGGCAATCATGGGCGCGGCCTTTGCGCTGGTAACCCCCGTCGGCATGGCGATTGGCATGGGCGTGATTCACTCGTTCAATGGACAGGACCGCCACACGCTGATTGCGCTGGGCACGCTCGATGCGCTGTCTGCTGGGATCCTGGTGTGGGTTGGCCTGGTGGATATGTGGGCGCGCGACTGGGTGATTGAGGGGGGTGATATGTATGCGGCGCCGCTGCGACACGTTGCGGCGGGCGGCATCTCGTTGGTTGCGGGGATGGTTCTGATGGGTGTGTTGGGCAAGTGGGCTTGA
- a CDS encoding uncharacterized protein (COG:S;~EggNog:ENOG410Q1M7;~TransMembrane:1 (o168-191i)), whose translation MSDSDSSDASQFGWALRVNGSCLDIEEDCGMTIEPYRVCCPGGSYCPNAYNVACCPSGSNCTEALQATPHCANETWDLYINGGYFCCEHGSIGYATDTDSNGCGDPGYELAEGESTLPIIHTGTVTTSTPAPTSNSPVTATDDGSSSTPTSSSNSNSSSSNSDSNTGAIAGGVVGGVCGAAIIAVLVWLLIRTRRKQQTQDATNQGMVPASEHFNKVGPPPPPVEMEADRYAELSAGDHRTVAELPGYYGK comes from the exons ATGTCCGACTCAGACTCAAGCGACGCTAGCCAGTTCGGCTGGGCTCTCCGTGTCAACGGCTCCTGCCTCGACATTGAGGAGGACTGCGGCATGACCATCGAGCCGTACCGAGTCTGCTGTCCCGGGGGTTCGTACTGCCCAAACGCCTACAACGTCGCCTGCTGCCCGTCGGGATCGAACTGCACCGAAGCGCTGCAGGCCACGCCGCACTGCGCCAACGAGACATGGGATCTGTATATCAACGGCGGCTACTTTTGCTGCGAACACGGCTCGATCGGGTATGCCACGGACACGGATTCGAACGGGTGCGGAGATCCGGGGTATGAGCTGGCGGAGGGCGAATCGACTCTGCCGATTATCCACACGGGGACTG TCACAACAAGCACACCGGCACCAACATCAAACTCGCCGGTGACAGCAACCGACGACGGctcatcctcaacaccaacatcgtCATCGAATTCGAACAGTTCCAGCTCGAACTCAGATTCAAATACTGGCGCGATAGCCGGCGGCGTGGTCGGCGGTGTCTGTGGCGCAGCGATTATCGCAGTCCTGGTCTGGCTCTTGATCCGCACGCGGCGGAAGCAGCAGACGCAAGACGCAACGAACCAGGGCATGGTGCCAGCCTCTGAGCACTTCAACAAGGTtgggccgccgccgccgcccgtGGAAATGGAGGCGGATCGGTATGCAGAGCTCTCAGCGGGGGACCATCGGACGGTTGCTGAGTTGCCTGGGTATTATGGGAAATAA
- a CDS encoding GNAT family N-acetyltransferase (COG:S;~EggNog:ENOG410PXI2;~InterPro:IPR000182,IPR016181;~PFAM:PF13508,PF00583;~go_function: GO:0008080 - N-acetyltransferase activity [Evidence IEA]) has product MTISLRPAVPADAATLAEINIKAFTGQGFITNTFPGVPHAVIHELKVARYLKKIAHPQTHVIVAEDDASGALVGCARWIFPAAADGNAEGNVKGAGDLVDEDSAEAARGAEDALPEGTNRGIYTGFFEILKEKGKDYLRDDDVVLEFIATLPQHQRQGIGKALLRWGIERAEAENRRIYLEATTEGLPAYENSGWRALEQVHIDYARWGGQGTQTLTLMLRDP; this is encoded by the exons ATGACCATTTCGCTCCGCCCCGCCGTGCCCGCCGACGCAGCGACCCTCGCCGAAATCAACATCAAAGCCTTCACCGGCCAAGGCTTCATCACCAACACATTCCCAGGGGTCCCGCACGCCGTGATCCACGAGCTCAAGGTGGCGCGGTACCTCAAGAAAATAGCACACCCGCAGACGCACGTTATTGTAGCCGAGGACGACGCGTCGGGCGCGCTTGTGGGCTGTGCGCGATGGATTTTCCCTGCCGCTGCTGATGGGAATGCTGAGGGGAATGTGAAGGGGGCGGGGGatttggtggatgaggactcggcggaggcggcgaggGGGGCGGAGGACGCGCTGCCTGAGGGGACGAATCGGGGCATTTATACGGGGTTTTTTGAGattttgaaggagaaggggaaggatTATCTAcgggatgatgatgttg TCCTGGAATTCATCGCCACGCTCCCGCAACACCAACGACAGGGCATCGGCAAGGCACTCCTCCGCTGGGGAATCGAGCGGGCGGAAGCCGAGAACAGGCGGATCTACCTGGAGGCCACGACGGAGGGATTGCCTGCGTACGAGAACAGCGGGTGGCGGGCGCTGGAGCAGGTGCATATTGACTACGCGCGATGGGGAGGCCAGGGCACGCAGACTCTGACGCTGATGTTGCGGGATCCTTGA
- a CDS encoding GNAT family N-acetyltransferase (COG:K;~EggNog:ENOG410Q2VK;~InterPro:IPR000182,IPR016181;~PFAM:PF13508,PF00583,PF08445;~TransMembrane:1 (o220-242i);~go_function: GO:0008080 - N-acetyltransferase activity [Evidence IEA]) encodes MDIHILPLSRPDIPAAVECIQTVFADDPFFRYMFDQSTYNPARNAASLSAHFLHGLSINAPIYVAKTTLTPTDKAPSIVGICWWLPPSSSSSSPSPFTAAQDWLLSFRQLLANIRYAGRGGLRLNRYRQWKALQKTTHDKVWRDPRGYYFCNVIAVRAEMRGKGVGRRLVEVVTERADEEGMPCYLESSKGMPNLRIYEKLGFEMAREIECVDGKDVCTVSFLFLFLFLFLFLFYTAGRIIAA; translated from the exons ATGgacatccacatcctcccGCTGTCCAGACCGGACATTCCCGCCGCCGTAGAATGCATCCAGaccgtcttcgccgacgacCCTTTCTTCCGCTACATGTTCGACCAGTCCACT TACAATCCCGCCCGCAACGCCGCCTCCCTCTCCGCCCACTTCCTGCACGGCCTCAGCATCAACGCCCCCATCTATGTCGCCAAAACAACCCTAACTCCAACCGACAAAGCCCCCAGTATAGTCGGAATCTGCTGGTGGCTcccgccatcttcatcctcatcctcaccctcacccttcACCGCCGCCCAAGACTGGCTCCTCTCGTTCCGCCAActcctcgccaacatccGCTACGCCGGCCGCGGCGGACTACGCTTAAATCGATATCGCCAGTGGAAGGCGCTGCAGAAGACCACGCACGACAAGGTATGGCGCGATCCGCGCGGGTACTACTTTTGCAATGTGATCGCGGTGCGGGCTGAGATGCGCGGGAAGGGCGTTGGGCGGCGGCTGGTGGAGGTTGTGACGGAGCGAGCGGATGAAGAGGGGATGCCCTGTTATCTGGAGAGTTCGAAGGGGATGCCGAATTTGAGGATCTATGAGAAGTTGGGGTTTGAGATGGCAAGGGAGATTGAGTGTGTTGATGGGAAGGACGTTTGTACGGTGagtttcctcttcctcttcctcttcctcttcctcttcctcttctataCAGCTGGTAGAATAATTGCTGCGTGA
- a CDS encoding hydrophobin family protein (COG:O;~EggNog:ENOG410PZ95;~InterPro:IPR001338;~PFAM:PF01185;~SECRETED:SignalP(1-18);~go_component: GO:0009277 - fungal-type cell wall [Evidence IEA];~go_function: GO:0005199 - structural constituent of cell wall [Evidence IEA]), with product MKLTAATAIFSLFAAVSAGKPSTADWTVKEASSKCGDQAQLSCCNEVDYVGDTTTIQKGVASGILSGLLGQGSGAEGIGAFKGCSKLDVAAVIGVQDLLNKQCQQNIACCDNSGAEANGDLVGAALPCIALGAVA from the exons atgaagcttACTGCCGCTACTGCcatcttttccctcttcgcTGCCGTCAGCGCTGGCAAACCCTCCACCGCCGATTGGACCGTCAAGGAGGCCAGCTCCAAGTGTGGCGACCAGGCTCAGCTGTCTTGCTGTAATGAGGTCGACTATGTCGGTGACACCACGACCATCCAGAAGGGTGTTGCCTCTGGTATCCTGAGCGGTCTTCTTGGCCAGGGCTCTGGCGCCGAGGGCATTGGTGCCTTCAAGGGCTGCTCCAAGCTCGACGTTGCCG CCGTTATCGGTGTCCAGGACCTCCTCAACAAGCAGTGCCAGCAGAACATCGCTTGCTGCGACAACAGCGGTGCCGAGGCC AACGGCGACCTTGTTGGCGCTGCCCTTCCCTGCATTGCTCTTGGCGCCGTTGCCTAG
- a CDS encoding uncharacterized protein (COG:G;~EggNog:ENOG410Q1Z0;~InterPro:IPR005829,IPR005828,IPR003663,IPR036259, IPR020846;~PFAM:PF00083,PF07690;~SECRETED:SignalP(1-23);~TransMembrane:11 (n8-18c23/24o61-80i92-110o116-136i148-169o181-203i275-293o313-335i342-362o382-402i414-433o453-471i);~go_component: GO:0016020 - membrane [Evidence IEA];~go_component: GO:0016021 - integral component of membrane [Evidence IEA];~go_function: GO:0022857 - transmembrane transporter activity [Evidence IEA];~go_process: GO:0055085 - transmembrane transport [Evidence IEA]), whose product MAHVTRYLICAAVGFGLLGSAKGLDEALIATTVNLPSFISDFQLDNKHLSAEDKANRLSNITSIVQLGSLPGALLAFFSSDWIGPLWTMRQICLLWVTGVAVTITSNGSLDQLLAGRFLAGIGIGQASIVGPIYLAEVAPSSCRGLLVCIYGTSEYVGVVIGYFAGYGASIHLSDKSNTQWILPQSSQIMMAGVLLLASLGCVESPRYLVNNGYTEKAIDAVSRLWRLPHDSPRIAEELQIFQDQVAASQITNQQWFRLEPWKLLFGQAANRSRLLFLVTAQLLSQWSGTNAITTYTPKFFSLLSVTGKSETLLATAIFGVVKLASGIVCAIFFVDRVGRKRALLSGITLQLLALLYVAIYITASSLHGADYQSGTVHRAAIAAIVSIYVTGIGYAFGWNSIQYLINAEMLPSPVRTLGTSLLMCIHYANRFALIKAVPTMMLESALQPKGTFWFFFVVAFLGLLWAAFLLPETSHRNLEETSEMIS is encoded by the exons ATGGCTCACGTTACTAGGTATCTCATCTGCGCTGCCGTGGGCTTCGGGCTTCTCGGTTCAGCCAAAGGGCTAGACGAAGCTCTAATTGCCACGACCGTGAACCTACCCTCGTTCATCAGCGATTTCCAGCTTGACAACAAGCATCTGAGCGCCGAAGACAAAGCCAACCGATTGTCTAATATCACCTCCATTGTCCAGCTCGGCAGCCTGCCTGGGGCACTGCTGGCCTTCTTTTCGAGCGACTGGATCGGACCACTCTGGACAATGCGACAGATATGTTTGCTCTGGGTCACCGGCGTGGCAGTTACCATCACGTCGAATGGCAGCTTGGATCAGCTCCTTGCTGGTCGTTTTCTTGCCGGCATAGGAATCGGCCAGGCAAGCATCGTTGGCCCCATATATCTTGCTGAAGTGGCCCCTTCCTCCTGTCGAGGTTTGCTGGTCTGCATATATGGCACGTCTGAATATGTCGGTGTTGTCATCGGG TATTTCGCTGGGTATGGCGCTTCAATCCACCTATCCGATAAGAGCAACACACAATGGATCCTTCCACAAAGTAGCCAGATCATGATGGCCGGTGTCCTACTCCTGGCCTCTCTTGGTTGCGTCGAAAGCCCCAGATATCTGGTCAACAATGGCTACACCGAAAAAGCCATCGACGCCGTGTCTCGTTTGTGGCGACTGCCCCATGACAGTCCCAGAATcgcggaggagctgcagatATTCCAGGACCAAGTAGCTGCCAGCCAGATTACGAATCAGCAATGGTTCAGGTTGGAGCCGTGGAAGTTGCTTTTCGGACAAGCTGCCAATCGCTCACGGTTGCTGTTTTTGGTCACAGCGCAGCTTCTCAGTCAGTGGTCTGGCACGAATGCCATTACAA CCTACACGCCCAAGTTCTTTTCTCTGCTTAGTGTGACCGGCAAGTCAGAAACCCTGCTAGCAACGGCAATATTCGGGGTTGTCAAACTTGCATCTGGTATTGTCTGCGCTATATTCTTCGTCGATCGTGTTGGGAGAAAACGCGCGCTCTTGTCGGGAATTACACTGCAGCTTCTCGCCCTGCTCTATGTCGCAATATACATCACTGCTTCCTCTCTTCATGGCGCCGACTACCAGTCCGGAACCGTCCACCGAGCGGCAATCGCTGCAATTGTTTCGATCTACGTGACAGGCATAGGCTATGCCTTCGGTTGGAACTCCATACAGTATCTTATCAATGCAGAGATGCTTCCCTCGCCAGTCCGCACGCTTGGGACGAGTCTCCTTATGTGCATCCATTATGCCAACAGATTTGCCCTGATCAAG GCTGTCCCGACTATGATGTTAGAGAGTGCCCTGCAGCCAAAAGGCACattctggttcttctttgTTGTCGCTTTTCTGGGACTGTTGTGGGCTGCTTTCCTGCTACCGGAGACGTCGCACAGAAACTTGGAGGAAACGAGCGAGATGATCTCGTAG
- a CDS encoding alpha/beta hydrolase family protein (COG:O;~EggNog:ENOG410Q19B;~InterPro:IPR029058,IPR005152;~SECRETED:SignalP(1-17);~go_function: GO:0004806 - triglyceride lipase activity [Evidence IEA];~go_process: GO:0016042 - lipid catabolic process [Evidence IEA]) has product MLLSLILALSSVSLSAAKSAANFNASTSTLSSLGCDAACQRAFNAGRKEDIEMFGTDFDFDFYATARNFSSSKPGDLLKFEPLNGSSLNVIYGLAAYRYQYTSVSLNGTVVPATGFIAFPYTSSRQDGKYPVIAYAHGSIGIFAGCPPSTTAKLYDYNTWSILAQNGYAIVAPDYAGLGNDYIQHEYSSFPAHANDLYYGMVAARKVFPSTFTDEWASVGHSQGGGAVWKLSESPLHKSGAAGNYVGTVAVAPGSRLYDLILLTAEKIFPRSDYNTYYITYIFLWLSTTLRRAIPSADMSVFSQKLLQRAHIADLTQSCNDGALALGLGLSPKEIITSTAALRNSTDFAKWQKMNAPALGAKAESPLLIVQGLADTTILPEITVAAYNDTCGFGNEAHLNLYPGIDHGDVVTASSPDWLRFLRERFEGKRTGGECKKTVSGPFDAAHMAALNQSTIILDL; this is encoded by the coding sequence ATGCTTCtcagcctcatcctcgccctgtCGAGTGTCTCGCTCTCAGCGGCCAAATCCGCAGCAAACTTCAATGCATCAACTtcaaccctctcctccctggGCTGCGATGCTGCCTGCCAGCGAGCCTTTAACGCGGGACGAAAGGAGGACATTGAGATGTTCGGAACAGACTTTGACTTCGACTTCTATGCCACAGCTcgcaacttctcctcctcgaagCCGGGCGACCTCCTCAAGTTCGAACCTCTGAACGGTTCGTCCCTAAATGTGATTTATGGGCTTGCCGCCTATCGATACCAGTATACCTCCGTCAGCCTGAATGGGACGGTGGTGCCTGCTACTGGGTTTATTGCGTTTCCATACACTTCGTCTCGCCAGGATGGGAAATATCCTGTTATTGCCTATGCCCACGGCAGCATTGGCATTTTCGCGGGCTGTCCGCCGTCCACGACTGCTAAACTATACGACTATAATACCTGGAGTATCCTTGCTCAGAACGGGTATGCCATTGTTGCCCCTGACTATGCCGGTCTTGGGAACGACTATATCCAGCACGAATACTCTAGCTTCCCGGCTCATGCCAACGATCTCTACTACGGCATGGTTGCTGCTCGCAAAGTATTCCCGAGCACCTTCACCGACGAGTGGGCAAGTGTTGGCCACTCccagggaggaggagctgtcTGGAAGCTCTCTGAAAGCCCTCTCCACAAGTCTGGAGCAGCCGGTAACTACGTGGGAACCGTCGCCGTGGCACCGGGCTCGAGACTCTATGACTTGATCCTTCTTACAGCCGAGAAGATATTCCCCCGGTCCGACTACAACACTTACTACATCACGTATATATTCCTATGGCTGTCGACTACCCTTCGACGCGCGATTCCCTCAGCGGATATGTCAGTCTTCTCGCAAAAGCTCTTGCAACGAGCCCACATCGCAGACCTCACACAATCCTGTAACGACGGCGCCCTGGCGCTGGGCCTCGGCCTCTCTCCAAAGGAAATAATCACCAGCACAGCCGCGCTCAGGAACAGCACCGATTTCGCCAAGTGGCAGAAGATGAACGCCCCAGCCCTGGGTGCCAAAGCAGAGTCACCTCTTTTGATTGTTCAGGGGCTGGCGGATACCACGATTTTGCCTGAGATTACAGTCGCCGCGTACAATGACACCTGTGGATTCGGGAATGAGGCGCACTTGAATTTGTATCCGGGCATCGATCACGGCGATGTGGTCACGGCTAGTTCCCCTGACTGGCTGCGTTTTCTGCGTGAGCGGTTCGAGGGGAAGAGGACCGGTGGTGAATGCAAGAAGACGGTTTCTGGCCCGTTTGATGCTGCTCATATGGCTGCGCTGAATCAGTCgactataatactagatCTCTGA
- a CDS encoding uncharacterized protein (COG:O;~EggNog:ENOG410Q2WU;~InterPro:IPR033121,IPR021109,IPR001461;~MEROPS:MER0019989;~PFAM:PF00026;~SECRETED:SignalP(1-19);~go_function: GO:0004190 - aspartic-type endopeptidase activity [Evidence IEA];~go_process: GO:0006508 - proteolysis [Evidence IEA]): MVLSCYLGLWTAAFLSASAEQLIPVVKRDNPAVITAKVQAAPSSGIPALQARDTISGLASKPSGGYWLNVTIGTPPQPVALLVDAQGTDVEVMYPGPDNADCSDFRYCGLYGQFIPQDSSSFSSDDEEWQSTFSAPHGFDTIGVDGSKATNISLQLVPIDNPSSYSSLGVGPDNTSFPYQLVDRGLINTPSFSAWRDHVSDEDVEQDPKNSSSGGIIFGGINAAKFNGPLHSFSFKDSLSDEFLSAMTVPVHGVQVHVDPASTANSTAGAPINSTFDETLFDIQTRYVTTYLPLDAAMAVYDALNITRPTKSNGRYPTPELPCHRSSENHTITFLIGSAAFDIPWTAFITPANIPSEGNCLSQIDIPDGHGTGLTGSLGSTLLSHLYLAVDYNSMMVGLAPINRTPGEDEILEIGTEAPQLPGGVGDFPESVTAYTPTPTGSVATETSDGWAVMQTAPGLFAVGGAVLVGLI, encoded by the exons ATGGTACTCTCATGCTATCTCGGTCTGTGGACTGCGGCCTTTCTCTCCGCCTCTGCCGAACAACTCATTCCAGTTGTTAAAAGAGACAATCCTGCTGTGATCACTGCGAAAGTACAGGCGGCCCCCTCATCAGGGATCCCCGCGCTCCAAGCAAGGGACACGATTTCAGGACTGGCGTCGAAACCTTCG GGTGGCTATTGGCTTAATGTGACGATTGGCACGCCGCCCCAACCCGTTGCGCTGCTGGTCGATGCGCAGGGTACAGATGTTGAGGTGATGTACCCTGGCCCCGACAACGCAGACTGTTCCGACTTCCGCTACTGTGGGCTATACGGACAGTTTATTCCCCAGGattcgtcttctttctcttcggaTGACGAGGAATGGCAATCAACTTTCAGTGCACCCCACGGCTTTGATACAATTGGCGTGGACGGTTCAAAAGCTACGAATATCTCGCTGCAGCTTGTCCCTATCGACAACCCCTCGAGCT ACAGTTCCCTCGGCGTCGGTCCAGACAATACCAGCTTCCCCTACCAACTGGTAGACCGCGGTCTAATCAACACCCCATCGTTCAGTGCGTGGCGAGATCATGTCTCGGACGAAGACGTAGAACAAGACccaaagaacagcagcagcggcggtaTAATATTCGGCGGCATCAACGCCGCCAAATTCAACGGCCCCCTCCACTCCTTTTCCTTTAAGGACTCCCTTTCCGACGAGTTCCTTTCTGCAATGACCGTTCCTGTACACGGCGTTCAAGTCCACGTCGATCCTGCATCCACCGCAAATTCCACCGCGGGCGCTCCTATAAACTCGACCTTTGACGAAACCCTCTTCGACATCCAAACCAGATACGTTACCACCTACCTCCCTCTCGACGCCGCCATGGCAGTCTACGACGcgctcaacatcaccagaCCCACCAAGTCGAATGGGCGGTATCCTACCCCCGAACTCCCCTGCCACCGCAGCTCCGAGAACCACACCATAACCTTCTTAATCGGCTCCGCAGCGTTCGATATCCCCTGGACTGCATTCATCACGCCCGCCAACATCCCCAGCGAAGGCAACTGCCTCTCCCAGATTGACATTCCCGACGGGCACGGTACGGGCCTCACGGGGTCATTAGGGAGCACACTGTTGAGCCATCTCTATCTTGCCGTAGACTACAATAGTATGATGGTCGGGCTGGCCCCCATTAACCGGACTCCGGGGGAGGATGAGATATTGGAGATTGGGACGGAGGCACCGCAGCTTCCGGGGGGTGTGGGGGATTTCCCGGAGAGCGTTACGGCTTACACGCCGACGCCAACTGGGTCGGTTGCGACGGAGACGTCGGATGGGTGGGCGGTTATGCAAACGGCGCCTGGCTTATTTGCGGTTGGGGGGGCTGtgttggttgggttgatTTAA